From Rutidosis leptorrhynchoides isolate AG116_Rl617_1_P2 chromosome 3, CSIRO_AGI_Rlap_v1, whole genome shotgun sequence, a single genomic window includes:
- the LOC139899629 gene encoding elongation factor 1-alpha, translating into MGKEKVHINIVVIGHVDSGKSTTTGHLIYKLGGIDKRVIERFEKEAAEMNKRSFKYAWVLDKLKAERERGITIDIALWKFETNKYYCTVIDAPGHRDFIKNMITGTSQADCAVLIIDSTTGGFEAGISKDGQTREHALLAFTLGVRQMICCCNKMDATTPKYSKSRYDEIVKEVSSYLKKVGYNPEKIPFVPISGFEGDNMIERSTNLDWYKGPTLLEALDNVSEPKRPSDKPLRLPLQDVYKIGGIGTVPVGRVETGVIKPGMVVTFGPTGLTTEVKSVEMHHEALQEALPGDNVGFNVKNVAVKDLKRGYVASNSKDDPAKGAASFTSQVIIMNHPGQIGNGYAPVLDCHTSHIAVKFAELQTKIDRRSGKELEKEPKFLKNGDAGIVKMVPTKPMVVETFSEYPPLGRFAVRDMRQTVAVGVIKSVDKKDPTGAKITKAAAKKK; encoded by the exons ATGGGGAAGGAAAAGGTTCACATTAACATTGTTGTGATTGGTCATGTTGACTCTGGAAAGTCAACTACTACCGGGCACTTGATCTACAAGCTTGGAGGTATCGACAAGCGTGTGATTGAGAGGTTTGAGAAAGAAGCTGCTGAAATGAACAAGCGTTCTTTTAAGTACGCTTGGGTGCTGGACAAACTTAAGGCTGAGCGTGAACGTGGAATAACGATCGATATCGCTTTGTGGAAATTTGAGACCAACAAGTACTATTGCACTGTCATTGATGCTCCGGGACATCGTGATTTCATTAAAAACATGATTACTGGAACTTCTCAAGCAGATTGTGCTGTCCTTATTATTGATTCGACTACTGGTGGTTTTGAAGCTGGAATTTCGAAAGATGGGCAGACTCGTGAACATGCTTTGCTTGCGTTTACTCTTGGTGTCAGACAAATGATCTGTTGCTGCAACAAA ATGGATGCTACTACACCGAAATACTCGAAGTCTAGGTACGATGAAATCGTAAAGGAAGTGTCATCATACCTAAAGAAGGTTGGATACAACCCTGAAAAAATCCCATTTGTTCCAATCTCGGGTTTCGAGGGGGACAACATGATCGAAAGGTCAACCAATCTTGACTGGTACAAAGGCCCAACTCTTCTAGAAGCACTGGACAACGTGAGTGAACCAAAGAGACCATCAGACAAGCCTTTACGTCTCCCACTACAAGACGTTTACAAGATCGGCGGAATCGGAACCGTTCCAGTCGGTCGTGTTGAAACTGGTGTTATCAAACCCGGTATGGTCGTCACTTTCGGCCCAACCGGTCTAACCACCGAAGTCAAATCAGTCGAAATGCATCACGAAGCACTACAGGAAGCATTACCTGGAGACAACGTTGGGTTCAACGTGAAAAACGTTGCTGTGAAGGATCTTAAACGTGGTTACGTTGCTTCAAACTCGAAAGATGACCCGGCTAAGGGTGCGGCTAGCTTTACTTCACAAGTCATTATCATGAACCACCCGGGTCAAATTGGGAATGGGTATGCACCAGTGCTTGATTGTCACACCTCTCATATTGCGGTTAAGTTTGCTGAACTGCAGACCAAGATTGATCGAAGGTCGGGTAAGGAACTTGAGAAGGAACCTAAGTTTCTTAAAAATGGTGATGCTGGGATTGTTAAGATGGTTCCAACTAAACCAATGGTTGTTGAGACATTTTCTGAGTATCCTCCGTTGGGTCGGTTTGCGGTTAGGGATATGAGACAAACTGTTGCTGTTGGTGTGATTAAGAGTGTTGATAAAAAGGACCCAACTGGTGCTAAGATCACCAAGGCTGCAGCCAAGAAGAAATGA